The DNA window GAAAGTAAGTTTGGTAGATTTATTGAAAAGGTGTTTCAAGATAACAATTTCTTGTATAAAACCACACTAATTTTACTTTCTTGAAATATATTAAAAAATAAACTAGTTCTATTTTCTGACTCAACATACTTGCTTTTATTTTGACTAATTTATTTTTCAGTGGAGGGCAACGTATCCATCGATAGAGATACATGTGATGACCCTGTTATTTTCAAGATATGTGCACTACGTcctgaagaaaaaaaaaacaacacTACTTGACATACTTGTTAACTAGCGTAGTATCTTTTGGCGGTCCTTTTGCCAGCAATAGGAGCAGCTTTGGCACAAGTGTTTTCCTTGTTTATTTTCACAAACACCCTTTGTCATTCATATGTAATGGCTAGAGGTAAGGATTGTATGGATTTGCAACATTCTCACAAAATAATCCTAAAACTCTAGACAATTTTAAACCCCACATGCTAGCATACATGCATGTAAATTGTAGCATTTGGATAACTCTATTGCATTGAATCATATACAGAAATAACATGCGTGTATAACATGAAgaaaaataaaatgaaaaatGTGTGATACATATCGTGCATAGACTCGCATGTGCATACAAAGAAAAATACACATTACATCACCAAGTACAAAGCACAAGCATATACACATACACTACTGGAAACATGCATCACTCTCCTAGCTAGTAGTGCATGCCCAAACGAGATCGCAGGCAGACGTCGAATTTTACACCATACGCACGTATGTACACAGATGTACAGAAAGTGTTTATTGATACTGCGGCAATGTGGATGCAGACCGATCATGGCTTGATCTCTGGCACTGGGTAGTGGCCCTCGGCCTTCGGTGGTAGCTCAGGTTCAGGCAGAGGTGGCAGCTCATGCTTTGGCACCTCCGGGTGGGGCAGCTccggcggcacggcggggtgCTCCGGCACCTCAGGCTTCGGCAGCTCCGGCACGGTGGGGTGCTCCGGCACCTCGGGCTTTGGCAGCTCCGGCACCTCAGGCTTTGGCAGCTCCGGCACGGCGGGGTGCAACGGCACCTCGGGCTTCGGCATCTCCGGTACGGCAGGGTGCTTCGGTACCTCCGGCTTTGGTAGCTCAGGGACAGTAGGGTGAGATGGTACCTCAGGCTTCGGAAGCTCCGGTACGGAGGGGTGCGCCGGCACCTCGGGTTTAGGCAACTCCGGCTCGACTGGGTGCGGCGGGAGCTCCGGCTTAGGCAGCTCGGGCACCGTGGGGTGCGGCGGCAGCTCGGGTTTTGGCAGCTCTGGCACGGCAGGGTGCGGGTACTCCTCCTTGGGCGCCGCCTCCTCCAGCAACCTCGCTGCGCCGCTCATGCCGCTGCACAAGAGCAGCAGCGCCATGAGGAGGACAAGGGAAGCCATGGTGCCCTTGGCAGCCATGACTCGATGCTTACCAACACTACTAGTGAGCTTTGTGCCTCGAGCCTCAGTAGAGCGAACTAGATCGTTGTGCGATGGCTGGGAGGGGACAGAAGCTAGCTTGGTATTTATAGTGTTAAATGCATGTAATTAACCATCTTGTATTCTGGTAGCTGGTAGGTCATCTGCATCTATGTGGTTGTTAGAATTTGGTCCCTGATTCGTCCTTGTGATCTCCCTCCTGATCCCTTGCTTGTGTATACATGGTTCGGTTTAGTTGGTTGGGAATACTGAGAGCTGATCGATCTGGTTGGTTGAAGCACATGTTCTTGGGAGACACGTGTGCGACCGATGTATCTCATCGATCCGTATGTGTTTGGCCATGCTGATGAGATGTGTGGTTCGGTAGCAGTTCTGAAGTTTGTTGAAAATGACTACTACTCCTGTGAAATGTTCAAAGGGCCTTGCTTTCATGTTGGAGTAGCCATTTTTTTTCAAGTAGCTACAATCAGCTTGCATGTAGCGGCGCTTATTTGGTAGCACAGAAAAGAAGGATTAGTTGTTAGCCTCTCTCGGTTGCTTCATTATTAGTTGCTTTATAAGAACATATTTCTCAGAGAATCAAAGGCACATTATTATCTCTTTGACTTGAGATTGATCCCATTAATAGCTGTACTGAACTTGGTTAATTGTGCACTTGGTCATGGTGGTGCAGATATTTTACACCCAACCCGCCACTACTGGAATCTCGTATTAAGCGCATCCAACTGACTTGGGTTCAAATTCACGTGTTCATATCTAGTGGGACAGCATGTGTCTGTATTATTACATTGTGTAATGGATTTAATCAAACCTCTAGAAATTTAGCAAGTGTACTatggcatgcatgcatgctggtAGATGTGGGTTTGGTGTGGTGAGATTTGAATTGTCACACAAATATATTTCGCTCTTGAAATATGAAATTGTTTGAATAGTGCCATTCGCATTTTGTTCATCAGGATCCAGGGCAACATTTTGTAATTAATTGGTGATAAAATGTGCTTTGTTTTATTAATCGGCCTCATttgtaacatatatatatatatatatatatatataaaacatATGCAGGTCTTGTGCATAATTAATTTGTCAGATCCTGTGACTGTAATTTGTCAGCAAATATACCCTATAACCGTAAAAATGAGTTCCGACGAGTAATATTTAGCATGCGCTGTCGCTTCTGCCCAGAGCTCTGACGGGCACTCTAGACAACTTTTTACTCCGTTTTCATCATGGGTAGTAAAAATCACGCAACAACCTAGTTACGATTCTGGTTTAGTGCTCATTTTAATGCCAGGTTGTCATTGCCATCAATGACACGCTGTCACCTCACCATTGATGTCAAGTGGATAGGCTCTGGTGCTTGTTGAAGGATTGATGACCAATTAAATCATATTGATTCCTGCATGACCTTCTTTTAGAATGCAGTGTGTGCGGCCTCCACAGAGGCTCATTGTAGAAAATTTGGAGCAAGAGAGGAATTTCAGGTGCAATTAAGGCTCGCTTGCACATGGTTAGTGTGGACGAGATTTTATGAGAGACCTGTAGCCCTGCATGCAAGCAACACTCAAATGTGATTCTAGAGTGTACTTCATGGTACATGAGTGAGAGACACATACAAAAAAAATACTTAAAGTTGTGTAGTGATCTAAATTTATTTTAAGTCGTAGAGCATTTTTCCATATTGGAAGAGTAATAATAGGTCTACTTCTCTTGTTAGATGAGTATCTTTTTTCCATACTAGAGGGGTAGTATTCTGTTTTTACATGAGTAGTTTTGTAGTATTAGATGAGCGATCTTGTATATATGATGAGGGTATTAGTTTTAAATCTTAGGAGTAATTTTTATATATTGGCCACCTCGATGATCGGCCTAGCCCCTCGCAGGTTGAGCAACACAGCGTAATAAAGTATTATCGAGACGATTGAAGCATAACAAGTAGTAATTGTTTGATGCACATAACCGTAACAATCAAATTAAAGATCTTAAAAACCAAACTTTTGTTTATACATGGACCATATTAGATCTATACTCGGAGTGAATCATACATGTTCTGTAAAGATGTGCTAAATACATATTGCATCCCGCAAATCACTAGTTGTTTGTACAATAAGAAAGTAAGCATTTGGCGACTCAGAATAGCAAACAAAATATTTAACTAactttatttttcttttaaGTTATTGCCTTCCTCTATTCCTCCGCTACAGAAGCAATAATGCACCACTTCAGCTTTGGTATCTTGAAGCCCAAATTCCATTTTGTAAGAGCACAAATTGGTTAGCTCAATAGTTCATCATATCGGCTTCAATAGTGCATAGCTTACAAGAAAAGAAAACCAAACATGACTAATTACTTGCAGAATTATAACCATGAGAGTACGAGGTCTCATGGACTGTTGAAATGAAATGGTCGTGCTGTCGTGTGGCAGCATGACCACATGGCATGATTCATATGTTATGAACTACTATAAAGTATAAAAAATACTAATCTAAATTATGAAAAATACTACTCAGCATAATGAAAATACTATTCTAAATTGTGAAAAAAATACTACTTGGATAAGAAAAAAATACTACTATGATTTATGAAAAAATACTActcaaagttgtgaaaataTTGCTTGAATATGAACAAAATAGTACTAtgaaaattatagaaaataCTACTCTAGCATGCATCCGCCCAGTATTGTGGAAGCACATGGTTGAAAAACcataaaagttgaaattaacaAGTGAGATTGTCTTCATGGTTAGAACTCAAGCACCGGGGGGCAGTCATCGTGCTGCTTGAGGAAGTAGGAATCTGCGTCCGAATCAACTCGAGGACTCAGATCCGGCATTTGTGAGTGATTATCTGGTTTCTCTTTCCTCCTTGTTGTGGCCGCTACTTCTACTCCATCGCACAATCGATGCAGTTTCATTTGACTGATCCGATCCATCAAGAGCAACAATAGATCAAAGCTTACCCGCACCAATGCTGTCGAGGAGCATGAGCACCACCAGATGTCGTGGAGGAAGATGATGGGGCAGCTGGGGTTCCCACGATGATTGACCTTGCCGCATGTGCGATTCACCAGATCTTGCCCTCTTCAAGCATGCTAAAATTGATCCTCGCGGTGCATCTGTACATGAAGCTAACGGGGAAACCATAAATTTCTCTAACAATTCTGTACACATGCATATTGGAAATTCGAGGAGGGGTACGGATGGGGGCAAACCTGCCAATCGCCGGCGGAGGGACGCCCGGGGAATGGCCTATGAAACGGGGTTGGATCCATCGTCGATCTGCGCTGTTGAGCCATGTTTTGGATTGAAATTGCATAGAGCCACCTCAGAGAGGAAGGTGAAGAACCTGGAATAACAGGGCTGAGGGAAAAATGCTAGCTATTTATTGTGCTATGGTTGTAGGATAGTGGTCCGGATTTGGCTGTTCGAAAGTAAATACTAAGAGGATTTTACGGTCTCGTAGTAGGCATGGGATTCTGGCCGGTTGGCCGGCCCATATTCGGCGCTCTGCCGGTGCGTTGAATACTATTCAATATACTACGAGCTAAAtagactatatatatatatatatacacggCAGTGCTATTCCACACCTAAGGTGTAGAATATTATTGTACACCTACCTTCTATTACTAGCAAAAATAATCATCAAAATACTAAACTAAATTTACCAAATTACTTAACAATGTTCGGTAAAGCTCGCCGGTTACTGAATTACTGGAAATGTGTTCAGTAATTCTGCTCAGTTTAGCTATTGATATAGAatagcatatatatatacacacacacacatacatacatatacatacatacatacatacatatatatataagagAGACTTAAGAAACAATAGCACAAGTAATGAAATAatacatgtatatatatatatatatatatgatacgCCAAAGGCAATACATAGGTAACATCATCAACTGATAAATCAAAGCAGCAAAGCACAGCGTACAACACTGAACGTCACGCTCCTACTACACCATCATATACACGTACACCACCAAGTACAGAAACAGAACGCATTATTACTAGCTGGAGCAGCACGGGCGCAGTTCATTCGCTCGATCATGGCTTGGCCTCTGGCACCGGGTAGTGGCTCTCCGGCTTCGGCAGCTCGGGTTCCGGCAGGGGAGGAAGCTCATGCTTCGGCACCTCCGGCACGTGAGGCGCTTCCGGCTTCGGCAGCTCCGGTACCTCGGGGTGAGGCGGGAGCTCGGGCTTCGGCACCTCCGGCACGGCAGGGTGCGGCAGCTCGGGCTTAGGCACTTCAGGCACGGGGTGCGGCACCTCCGGCACGGCAGGGTGTGGCAGCTCGGGCTTTGGCAGCTCCGGCACGGCGGGGTGTGGCAGCTCTGTCTTGGGAACCTCTGGCATAGGGTGAGGCACCTCCGGCATTGGGTGCTCCGGCACGGTGGGGTGCGGCGGCAGTTCAGGCTTGGGCAGCTCCGGCACGGTTGGGTGTGGCGGCAGCTCGGGCTTCGGGTGCTCTGGCTCGATGGGGTGCGGTGGCAGCTCGGGCTTTGGGATCTCCGGCACGGTGGGGTGCGGTGGCAGCTCGGGCTTGGGGATCTCCGGCACGGTGGGGTGCGGTGGCAGCTCAGGCTTGGGGATCTCCGGCACGGTGGGGTGCGGCGGGTACTCAGGCTTCGTCTCCTCCAGGTACCGAGCCGCGCTGCTCATGGAGCTGCACGCGAGCAGCAGCGCCACTAGAAAGGCGACGGTGGACATGGTTTTCTTGGAAACCATGTCGGATGGCTCGTGCTTTCTCAGCTGCGATCTCAGTGTATCAGCGAGAGGCTGAGCTAGTTCTTGTTGTGATGTTGTGATGGCCTGATGGCTGGAAGCGAAGAGGAGCCCGCAATTTATAGTTGCTGAACGAAAAGCTTTGCTGCATCCATAGTTGCACTTGTGCGTGTTTGCAGGCTAGGAGTCTTCTGGTCTTTGGTGCCTGGTAGCGGTAGGTCATCTGCatcttttttttcccctctcAAACCTCTAGGCTCTAGGTCATCTGCTT is part of the Panicum hallii strain FIL2 chromosome 2, PHallii_v3.1, whole genome shotgun sequence genome and encodes:
- the LOC112881310 gene encoding protein PELPK1-like, with protein sequence MVSKKTMSTVAFLVALLLACSSMSSAARYLEETKPEYPPHPTVPEIPKPELPPHPTVPEIPKPELPPHPTVPEIPKPELPPHPIEPEHPKPELPPHPTVPELPKPELPPHPTVPEHPMPEVPHPMPEVPKTELPHPAVPELPKPELPHPAVPEVPHPVPEVPKPELPHPAVPEVPKPELPPHPEVPELPKPEAPHVPEVPKHELPPLPEPELPKPESHYPVPEAKPSSVPSQPSHNDLVRSTEARGTKLTSSVGKHRVMAAKGTMASLVLLMALLLLCSGMSGAARLLEEAAPKEEYPHPAVPELPKPELPPHPTVPELPKPELPPHPVEPELPKPEVPAHPSVPELPKPEVPSHPTVPELPKPEVPKHPAVPEMPKPEVPLHPAVPELPKPEVPELPKPEVPEHPTVPELPKPEVPEHPAVPPELPHPEVPKHELPPLPEPELPPKAEGHYPVPEIKP